A region from the Streptomyces sp. 3214.6 genome encodes:
- a CDS encoding MIP/aquaporin family protein, translating into MSNGDIFVGEVIGTAILILFGAGVCAAVTLRYSKARASGWVVIAFGWGFGVLAGAYTAAPLSGGHLNPAVTLGIAVDTGKWGKVWVYLLGQMAGAMLGAVLAYLVYLAQFQANVQQQDTTEGKAEEPTPTLGIFSTIPEIRNPVANLITEIIATIALVLPILAFGLTKGLGESGTTALIVSLLVVGIGLSLGGPTGYAINPARDLGPRIVHTFLPIPNKGTSDWGYAWIPVVGPLVGGALAGLLYNAAF; encoded by the coding sequence ATGAGCAACGGAGACATATTCGTAGGCGAGGTCATCGGTACCGCGATCCTCATCCTGTTCGGCGCGGGAGTCTGCGCCGCCGTCACTCTCAGGTACTCCAAGGCCCGGGCCTCGGGATGGGTCGTGATTGCCTTCGGCTGGGGGTTCGGCGTGCTGGCGGGGGCGTACACCGCTGCACCGCTGTCGGGCGGGCATCTCAATCCGGCCGTCACCCTCGGGATCGCCGTCGACACGGGCAAGTGGGGCAAGGTGTGGGTGTATCTGCTGGGCCAGATGGCTGGTGCGATGTTGGGAGCCGTCCTCGCGTACCTGGTGTACCTCGCCCAGTTCCAGGCGAACGTCCAGCAGCAGGACACCACCGAAGGCAAGGCCGAGGAGCCCACTCCCACGCTGGGCATCTTCTCCACCATTCCCGAGATCCGGAACCCGGTCGCCAACCTGATCACGGAGATCATCGCGACGATCGCCCTGGTCCTGCCGATCCTCGCCTTCGGGCTGACCAAGGGGCTCGGCGAATCCGGAACCACGGCGCTGATCGTCTCCCTGCTCGTCGTCGGCATCGGACTCTCCCTCGGCGGGCCCACCGGCTACGCCATCAACCCGGCGCGCGACCTCGGGCCGCGCATCGTGCACACCTTCCTGCCCATCCCGAACAAGGGCACCTCGGACTGGGGTTACGCCTGGATCCCGGTCGTGGGACCGCTCGTCGGCGGAGCGCTCGCGGGGCTCCTCTACAACGCGGCCTTCTGA
- a CDS encoding glycoside hydrolase family 31 protein: protein MDGRDLVRSMKRVGPAGAGRGLRTVRAAWRRRRADATGLPVRGPERARVPGLVQEVEPGPGGGTLRFSRSELTIRVAVNGAVFWGWDGAEPEPSYALAGRCPEPDPRAVLEPDKDGGWRVVAERVTVVVSRHGAVEVCTPGGVVLRRDLPPRWWEPQGGGPARWMQRSEVSADARFFGLGGRASGPRLRDGTYRLWNTDPGHAYGREDDPLYVTMPVQLVVADAGTHLVFHDTSWDGSVALREGEEGAGSGHDRSGGCEVRMDGGPLRCWVIVGTPARVLLAWASLTGAPALPPAWALGHHHARWGFGSEQEVRRIVAGYHEHGLPLDAVHLDIDHYDEHQVFTVDEDRFPKLSVLAEELRRDGIRLVSIVDPAVKAAPGNAVYDSGVAEDAFVREASGRLVEGVGWPGEAVFPDFTHARVRQWWGGLYAERLAQGFAGFWHDMNEPTSFAAFGESTLPRSARHSLEGRGGDHREAHNVYGLCMARAAYEGLRELVADQRPFVFSRSGWAGLQRYGGTWSGDVATGWPGLRSSLSLVMGLGLCGVPYSGPDVGGFDGSPSPELYLRWFQLGAYLPLFRTHASLRAGRREPWEFGPEVLEHARVALVERRRLLPYFITLAHLARRTGAPYVRPVWWGAPGNRALRDCEDAFLLGDCLLVAPVLDPGADRRAVQLPRGRWYDTATGQAYEGPGQVLVDAPLSRIPVLARAGAVMPVRGDDGAVELEVWAPVRGRTGGGLVVRDAGDGWAEPEIERYVARWEGSRVVVEQEGEDGVRVPSHPVRVRGLGER, encoded by the coding sequence ATGGACGGTCGTGACCTGGTGCGTTCGATGAAGCGGGTCGGTCCCGCGGGTGCGGGCCGGGGGTTGCGCACGGTGCGGGCCGCGTGGCGCAGGAGGCGCGCCGATGCCACCGGGCTGCCGGTGCGGGGTCCCGAGCGGGCGCGGGTGCCGGGTCTCGTGCAGGAGGTGGAGCCGGGACCCGGCGGTGGGACGCTCCGGTTCAGCCGCTCGGAGCTGACGATCCGCGTCGCGGTGAACGGGGCCGTGTTCTGGGGCTGGGACGGTGCCGAGCCGGAGCCGTCGTACGCGCTGGCCGGCCGCTGTCCGGAGCCGGATCCTCGGGCGGTGCTGGAGCCGGACAAGGACGGTGGATGGCGGGTTGTCGCCGAGCGGGTGACGGTCGTGGTCTCGCGGCACGGCGCCGTGGAGGTGTGCACGCCGGGAGGCGTGGTGCTGCGCCGTGATCTGCCGCCCCGGTGGTGGGAGCCGCAGGGCGGAGGACCGGCGCGCTGGATGCAGCGCTCGGAGGTCTCGGCCGACGCGCGCTTCTTCGGTCTCGGCGGGCGGGCGTCCGGGCCGCGTCTGCGCGACGGGACGTACCGGCTGTGGAACACGGATCCCGGGCACGCGTACGGTCGCGAGGACGATCCGCTCTACGTCACGATGCCGGTGCAGCTGGTGGTGGCCGACGCGGGCACGCACCTGGTGTTCCACGACACCTCCTGGGACGGCTCGGTCGCGCTGCGGGAGGGTGAGGAGGGAGCCGGCTCGGGGCATGACCGGTCCGGTGGGTGCGAGGTGCGGATGGACGGCGGACCGTTGCGCTGCTGGGTGATCGTGGGCACCCCCGCGCGCGTGCTGCTCGCCTGGGCCTCGCTCACCGGGGCGCCGGCGCTGCCGCCCGCGTGGGCGCTCGGACACCATCACGCTCGCTGGGGCTTCGGCAGCGAGCAGGAGGTGCGCCGGATCGTGGCGGGCTATCACGAGCACGGCCTGCCGCTCGACGCGGTCCACCTCGACATCGACCACTACGACGAGCACCAGGTGTTCACCGTCGACGAGGACCGCTTCCCGAAGCTGTCGGTGCTCGCCGAGGAGTTGCGGCGGGACGGAATACGACTCGTGTCGATCGTCGACCCGGCGGTCAAGGCCGCGCCTGGCAACGCCGTGTACGACAGTGGGGTCGCGGAGGACGCGTTCGTGCGGGAGGCGTCGGGGCGGCTCGTCGAGGGCGTCGGGTGGCCGGGGGAAGCCGTTTTCCCGGACTTCACGCACGCGCGCGTGCGGCAGTGGTGGGGAGGTCTCTACGCCGAGCGGCTCGCCCAGGGGTTCGCAGGCTTCTGGCACGACATGAACGAGCCGACGTCGTTCGCCGCTTTCGGGGAGTCGACGTTGCCCCGGTCGGCCCGGCACTCCCTGGAGGGGCGCGGCGGTGATCATCGCGAGGCGCACAACGTGTACGGGCTGTGCATGGCGCGGGCGGCCTACGAGGGGCTGCGGGAGCTGGTGGCGGACCAGCGTCCGTTCGTCTTCTCCCGGTCCGGCTGGGCGGGCCTGCAGCGCTACGGCGGCACCTGGTCCGGGGACGTGGCCACGGGCTGGCCGGGACTGCGGTCGTCGCTGTCCCTGGTGATGGGGCTCGGGCTGTGCGGGGTGCCGTATTCGGGGCCGGACGTGGGGGGTTTCGACGGCAGTCCGTCTCCGGAGCTGTATCTGCGCTGGTTCCAGCTGGGCGCGTACCTGCCTCTGTTCCGCACGCATGCGAGTCTGCGGGCGGGACGCCGGGAGCCGTGGGAGTTCGGGCCCGAGGTGTTGGAGCACGCACGCGTGGCGCTCGTCGAGCGTCGGCGGCTGTTGCCGTATTTCATCACGTTGGCGCATCTGGCCCGGCGTACGGGAGCCCCTTATGTGCGCCCGGTGTGGTGGGGAGCGCCCGGTAACCGGGCGTTGCGGGACTGCGAGGACGCGTTCTTGTTGGGTGACTGCCTGCTGGTGGCGCCGGTGCTCGACCCAGGCGCCGACCGACGTGCGGTGCAGTTGCCGAGGGGGCGCTGGTACGACACGGCGACGGGGCAGGCGTACGAGGGGCCGGGGCAGGTGCTCGTGGACGCTCCCCTGTCGCGTATTCCGGTGCTCGCGCGCGCGGGTGCCGTCATGCCGGTGCGGGGAGACGACGGCGCTGTGGAGCTGGAGGTGTGGGCGCCGGTCCGGGGGCGGACGGGTGGTGGTCTGGTGGTGCGGGACGCGGGCGACGGCTGGGCGGAGCCGGAGATCGAGCGGTACGTGGCCCGCTGGGAGGGCTCGCGGGTCGTCGTCGAGCAGGAGGGCGAGGACGGCGTGCGCGTGCCGTCCCACCCGGTGCGCGTTCGCGGGCTCGGCGAGCGTTGA
- a CDS encoding GGDEF domain-containing protein — MHSWTDTLRFAFQPVVNLTTGGVVGLEILARPEAGDILARARREPELDGRLAVLAVRAAVRKETLLPLHVNVFAGTLADLGGLTALHDAVREAGRLPWEVTLDVVPPYTHVPQRALLEAVAALRGHGFRISADGVGDGDAPLRLLVDIAPDLVKLDASLLARPAAVRAMRTLCDELKAFLVVEDVETELQCAAALSAGAQLAQGALFAPPSRLPAADVYVPPLGRGPAPASPSGPSVREFVRPAALLPATASAGQVRALLTGSPDVSGVLLVDREGVPVRSVHRSRFLLSMSGRYGHALYADRPAARLGDPPRTVGVDATAWEVLDVLAVGDRDRTSDDVAVVDRSGRCMGVVRLADLVRALAETRVEEAAGLNPLTRLPGSDAITGEVDRRLAEGRPFALSWLDIDHFKQVNDEAGFAAGDELIRSVGAALRIAATGHARCGQHARVGHIGGDDFLVLADPEGLDPLVASVLDAPWSAGGRPVTLSLATVLCRPGSVSDHRQAAACLVPLKKGAKSLSGASWVVGRAGLAGYEIRRGSQPMAPASTGAVGAESGMN, encoded by the coding sequence GTGCACTCCTGGACGGACACTCTCCGCTTCGCCTTCCAGCCGGTGGTCAACCTGACCACCGGAGGGGTCGTGGGGCTGGAGATACTTGCCCGCCCCGAGGCCGGCGACATCCTGGCAAGGGCTCGCCGGGAACCCGAACTCGACGGCCGGCTGGCCGTGTTGGCGGTTCGCGCGGCGGTTCGCAAGGAGACCCTGCTGCCCCTGCACGTGAACGTGTTCGCCGGCACCCTGGCCGATCTCGGCGGGCTCACCGCGCTGCACGACGCCGTGCGCGAGGCAGGGCGGCTGCCGTGGGAGGTGACGCTGGACGTCGTCCCGCCCTACACGCACGTCCCCCAGCGCGCGCTCCTGGAGGCCGTGGCCGCACTTCGGGGCCACGGCTTCCGGATCAGCGCGGACGGGGTCGGGGACGGGGACGCGCCCCTGCGGCTGCTCGTCGACATCGCGCCGGACCTGGTGAAGCTCGACGCCTCGCTCCTGGCACGGCCCGCGGCGGTACGCGCGATGCGGACCCTGTGCGACGAGCTGAAGGCGTTCCTGGTCGTCGAGGACGTGGAGACCGAACTGCAGTGCGCGGCCGCGCTGTCGGCGGGGGCGCAGCTGGCGCAGGGCGCACTGTTCGCGCCGCCCAGCCGCCTGCCCGCCGCCGACGTGTACGTTCCGCCCCTCGGCCGCGGCCCTGCACCGGCGTCCCCGTCGGGGCCGTCGGTGCGGGAGTTCGTGCGTCCGGCCGCGCTGCTGCCCGCGACCGCCTCCGCCGGACAGGTACGGGCGCTGCTCACCGGGTCCCCGGATGTGTCCGGGGTGCTGCTCGTGGACCGCGAGGGGGTTCCGGTCCGCTCGGTGCACCGGTCGCGCTTCCTGCTGTCGATGTCGGGGCGCTACGGCCACGCCCTGTACGCGGACCGCCCTGCGGCCAGACTGGGCGATCCACCGCGGACGGTGGGCGTGGACGCGACGGCCTGGGAGGTACTGGACGTGCTCGCGGTCGGCGACCGGGACCGCACCTCCGACGATGTGGCCGTCGTCGACCGCAGCGGGCGATGCATGGGCGTCGTCCGGCTCGCGGACCTCGTCCGGGCGCTGGCCGAGACCCGGGTCGAGGAGGCGGCCGGACTCAATCCGCTGACCCGGCTGCCCGGTTCGGACGCGATCACCGGGGAGGTGGACCGGCGGCTCGCGGAGGGGCGGCCGTTCGCGTTGAGCTGGCTGGACATCGACCACTTCAAGCAGGTCAACGACGAGGCCGGGTTCGCGGCGGGTGACGAGCTGATCCGGTCGGTGGGAGCGGCTCTGCGGATCGCGGCGACAGGGCATGCGCGCTGCGGACAGCACGCGCGCGTGGGACACATCGGAGGGGACGACTTTCTGGTGCTGGCCGATCCGGAAGGCCTGGATCCGCTGGTTGCCTCCGTGCTGGACGCGCCCTGGTCGGCGGGCGGACGCCCGGTCACGCTGTCGCTGGCCACGGTCCTGTGCCGACCGGGCAGCGTGAGCGATCACCGGCAGGCGGCGGCGTGTCTGGTGCCCTTGAAGAAAGGTGCGAAGTCGTTGAGCGGCGCGAGTTGGGTGGTGGGCCGCGCCGGGCTGGCCGGATACGAGATCCGGCGCGGGTCGCAGCCGATGGCTCCCGCGAGTACGGGCGCGGTCGGGGCGGAGTCCGGGATGAACTGA
- the glpK gene encoding glycerol kinase GlpK — MTDNAEKYVAAIDQGTTSSRCIVFDRHGAIVAVDQREHRQIFPKPGWVEHDATEIWSKVQAVVAGALAKAGLRADQISALGITNQRETTVLWDRATGKPVHNAIVWQDTRTAALCAQLGGSDGPDRFREQTGLPLASYFSGPKAAWLLDNVPGLRARAEHGEIAFGTIDSWLIWNLTGGTDGGRHVTDVTNAGRTMLMNLETLQWDTSVLSAMNVPEAVLPEIRSSAEVYGTAVGQLAGVPVASALGDQQAAVFGQACYDVGTAKNTYGTGSFLLLNTGNRPVASKSGLLTTMGYKIGGEAPVYCLEGSIAVTGALVQWFRDQLGIIRTADEIESLAASVDDNGGAYIVPAFSGLFAPYWRSDARGVVTGLTRYVTRAHLARAVLEATSWQTREVVDAMFQDSGVRITTLKVDGGMTKNNLLMQHQADVLGVPVIRPRVSETTCLGAAYAAGLATGVWNDLDELRTHWQKDAEWSPAMEASVRDREYHNWRKAVEKSFGWLQDGEG; from the coding sequence ATGACGGACAACGCCGAGAAGTACGTCGCCGCAATCGACCAGGGCACCACCTCCAGCCGCTGCATCGTCTTCGACCGCCACGGCGCGATCGTCGCCGTCGACCAGCGTGAGCACCGCCAGATCTTCCCCAAACCGGGCTGGGTGGAGCACGACGCCACCGAGATCTGGTCCAAGGTGCAGGCGGTGGTCGCCGGGGCGCTCGCCAAAGCCGGGCTGCGCGCCGATCAGATCAGCGCCCTCGGCATCACCAATCAGCGCGAGACGACCGTCCTGTGGGACCGCGCCACGGGCAAGCCGGTGCACAACGCGATCGTGTGGCAGGACACACGTACGGCGGCGCTCTGCGCTCAGCTGGGCGGATCCGACGGGCCGGACCGATTCCGTGAGCAGACCGGGCTGCCGTTGGCCAGCTACTTCTCGGGGCCCAAGGCGGCCTGGCTGCTGGACAACGTGCCGGGCCTGCGGGCGCGCGCCGAGCACGGCGAGATCGCCTTCGGCACCATCGACTCGTGGCTCATCTGGAACCTCACCGGAGGCACCGACGGCGGTCGGCACGTCACCGATGTCACCAACGCCGGGCGCACCATGCTGATGAACCTGGAGACCCTCCAGTGGGACACCTCCGTCCTGTCCGCGATGAACGTGCCGGAGGCCGTCCTGCCGGAGATCAGGTCCTCCGCCGAGGTGTACGGCACGGCGGTCGGCCAACTCGCCGGCGTGCCCGTCGCCTCGGCGCTGGGCGACCAGCAGGCGGCGGTGTTCGGCCAGGCCTGCTACGACGTGGGCACGGCGAAGAACACGTACGGGACGGGGAGTTTCCTGCTGCTCAACACCGGTAACCGGCCGGTGGCCTCGAAGAGCGGGCTGTTGACGACGATGGGGTACAAGATCGGTGGTGAGGCGCCTGTCTACTGCCTGGAGGGTTCGATCGCCGTAACGGGTGCGCTGGTGCAGTGGTTCCGGGACCAGCTCGGCATCATCCGTACGGCTGACGAGATCGAGAGCCTGGCGGCGAGCGTCGACGACAACGGCGGCGCGTACATCGTGCCCGCGTTCTCGGGGCTGTTCGCGCCGTACTGGCGCTCCGACGCGCGTGGCGTCGTCACCGGACTCACCCGCTACGTCACGAGGGCCCACCTCGCACGGGCGGTGCTCGAGGCGACGAGCTGGCAGACGCGCGAGGTCGTGGACGCCATGTTCCAGGACTCCGGGGTGCGGATCACCACCCTGAAGGTGGACGGGGGCATGACCAAGAACAACCTGCTGATGCAGCATCAGGCGGACGTGCTCGGGGTGCCCGTGATCCGGCCGCGGGTCTCCGAGACGACCTGCCTGGGCGCGGCGTACGCGGCGGGCCTGGCCACCGGCGTGTGGAACGACCTCGACGAGCTCAGGACGCACTGGCAGAAGGACGCCGAGTGGTCTCCGGCGATGGAGGCGTCGGTGCGGGACCGCGAGTACCACAACTGGCGCAAGGCCGTGGAGAAGAGCTTCGGTTGGCTGCAGGACGGTGAAGGCTAG
- a CDS encoding GTP-binding protein, with the protein MIFGRSERGKPPVEPVTLKILVAGGFGVGKTTLVGAVSEIKPLRTEEYLTEAGRPVDDTTGVEGKHTTTVAMDFGRITLREDLVLYLFGTPGQERFWFMWDELSEGALGAIVLADTRRLEDCFAAVDYFERRSIPFLIAVNCFEGAACYPEADVRQALDLDDGVPVVLCDARDRRSVRDVLVGVVQHAMDYGAERREAVTT; encoded by the coding sequence ATGATCTTCGGGCGTTCTGAGCGCGGCAAGCCCCCGGTCGAGCCCGTCACGCTCAAGATCCTGGTGGCCGGCGGCTTCGGCGTGGGCAAGACCACTCTGGTCGGCGCCGTCAGCGAGATCAAGCCGCTGCGCACCGAGGAGTACCTCACCGAGGCCGGCCGCCCGGTCGACGACACCACCGGCGTCGAGGGCAAGCACACCACCACCGTCGCCATGGACTTCGGCCGTATCACCCTGCGCGAGGATCTGGTGCTGTACCTGTTCGGGACGCCGGGTCAGGAACGGTTCTGGTTCATGTGGGACGAGCTCTCCGAGGGAGCGCTCGGCGCCATCGTGCTCGCCGACACCCGCCGCCTGGAGGACTGCTTCGCCGCCGTCGACTACTTCGAACGACGCTCCATCCCCTTCCTCATCGCCGTCAACTGCTTCGAGGGAGCCGCCTGTTACCCGGAGGCAGACGTGCGCCAGGCCCTCGACCTCGACGACGGCGTACCGGTGGTGCTGTGCGACGCCCGTGACCGAAGGTCGGTCCGCGACGTGCTGGTCGGCGTGGTCCAGCACGCGATGGACTACGGCGCCGAACGTCGCGAGGCCGTCACCACCTGA
- a CDS encoding M15 family metallopeptidase, which produces MTRLPGAVRGVVAALAALLAVTTASATARAHTDPKAPADFVALRTVDPTILQEMRYATPHTFVGEPIDGYRQPICILTRPAAKALHRAQTKLLRQGYTLKVYDCYRPQRAVNHFVRWAQDLNAQGMKGEFYPNVDKSRLFEDGYIAEKSGHSRGSTTDLTIVRLPAAPTRPYVPGEPLVPCYAPPQQRFPDNSVDMGTGFDCFDTLAHTLDPRIQGEQRANRLLLKSTLENLGFVNLAEEWWHYTFKPEPYPDTYFDFPVSADSLPRQH; this is translated from the coding sequence ATGACACGACTTCCCGGCGCAGTACGCGGTGTGGTCGCCGCACTGGCCGCCCTGCTGGCCGTGACCACCGCCTCCGCCACCGCGCGGGCCCACACCGACCCCAAGGCCCCCGCGGACTTCGTGGCCCTGAGAACCGTGGACCCGACGATCCTTCAGGAGATGCGCTACGCCACCCCGCACACCTTCGTCGGCGAGCCCATCGACGGCTACCGGCAGCCGATCTGCATCCTCACCCGGCCGGCGGCCAAGGCGCTCCACCGGGCCCAGACGAAGCTGCTCCGCCAGGGATACACACTCAAGGTGTACGACTGCTACCGGCCCCAGCGCGCCGTGAACCATTTCGTCCGCTGGGCGCAGGACTTGAACGCCCAGGGAATGAAGGGGGAGTTCTACCCGAACGTCGACAAATCCCGTCTGTTCGAGGACGGCTACATCGCCGAGAAGTCCGGTCACAGCCGCGGCTCGACGACGGACCTCACCATCGTGCGGCTCCCGGCCGCGCCGACCAGGCCCTATGTCCCCGGTGAACCCCTCGTTCCCTGCTACGCCCCACCACAGCAGCGCTTCCCCGACAACTCGGTCGACATGGGCACGGGGTTCGACTGCTTCGACACCCTCGCCCACACCCTCGACCCGCGCATCCAGGGCGAACAGCGCGCCAACAGGCTGCTCCTCAAGAGCACCCTGGAGAACCTCGGTTTCGTGAACCTCGCCGAGGAGTGGTGGCACTACACCTTCAAACCCGAGCCCTATCCGGACACCTACTTCGACTTCCCCGTGTCCGCCGACTCCCTCCCCAGGCAGCACTGA
- a CDS encoding lipid-transfer protein, translated as MTAEVAVLGAGMHPWGKWGRSFVEYGVTAARAALADAGVDWREVGSIVGADTVRGGYQGYVAGATFAKALGWQGARVSSVYAACASGAQAINTARAQILAGLADVVLVVGADAAPKGFFRPAGGDRPDDPDWLRFRILGATNPTYFGLYARRRMAVHGDTPEDFAQVKVKNAAMGALNPNARYRKRVTSQEVAASAVVADPLRLLDICATSDGGAALVLSSMEFARRHGAAEPVRIRAVSTVTPRYPNTVLDLPDIATDSAPAAEPAGETFRASIARAAYEEAGIGPEDLSLAEVYDLSTALELQWYEDLGLCGDGEAAKLLRDGATTPGGRIPVNTSGGLASFGEAVPAQAIAQVCEVTWQLRGQAGDRQIPGARVAVTANQGLFGHGSAVVVVR; from the coding sequence ATGACAGCAGAGGTGGCGGTGCTCGGCGCGGGGATGCATCCGTGGGGCAAGTGGGGGCGCAGCTTCGTCGAGTACGGCGTGACGGCGGCGCGGGCGGCCCTCGCCGACGCGGGCGTGGACTGGCGGGAGGTCGGTTCGATCGTCGGCGCGGACACGGTGCGTGGCGGCTATCAGGGGTACGTGGCCGGGGCGACGTTCGCGAAGGCCCTGGGATGGCAGGGAGCCCGGGTCTCGAGCGTGTACGCCGCGTGCGCGTCGGGGGCTCAGGCGATCAACACGGCCCGGGCCCAGATCCTCGCGGGTCTCGCGGACGTGGTGCTCGTGGTGGGGGCGGACGCGGCCCCCAAGGGCTTCTTCCGTCCGGCCGGCGGGGACCGGCCGGACGACCCCGACTGGCTGCGCTTCCGGATACTCGGCGCGACAAATCCGACGTACTTCGGGCTGTACGCGCGCAGGCGCATGGCGGTGCACGGGGACACACCGGAGGACTTCGCCCAGGTCAAGGTTAAGAACGCGGCCATGGGAGCGTTGAATCCGAACGCGCGCTATCGGAAGCGGGTCACCTCGCAGGAGGTGGCGGCGTCGGCTGTGGTCGCCGATCCGCTCCGGCTGCTGGACATCTGCGCGACGTCGGACGGCGGAGCGGCCCTGGTGCTCTCCAGCATGGAGTTCGCCCGTCGGCACGGGGCGGCGGAACCGGTGCGGATCAGGGCCGTGTCCACCGTCACGCCGCGTTACCCCAACACAGTGCTGGATCTGCCGGACATCGCGACCGATTCCGCACCGGCGGCGGAGCCGGCCGGTGAGACCTTCCGGGCCTCGATCGCCCGAGCCGCCTACGAAGAGGCGGGCATCGGTCCCGAGGACCTGTCCCTGGCCGAGGTCTACGACCTGTCCACCGCCCTGGAGTTGCAGTGGTACGAGGACCTGGGGCTGTGCGGCGACGGTGAGGCCGCCAAACTGCTGCGGGACGGAGCGACGACTCCCGGCGGCCGTATACCGGTGAACACGAGCGGAGGACTTGCCTCCTTCGGCGAGGCGGTGCCGGCGCAGGCGATCGCCCAGGTCTGCGAGGTCACCTGGCAGCTACGGGGACAGGCGGGCGATCGCCAGATACCGGGCGCGCGCGTGGCCGTCACAGCGAACCAGGGGCTGTTCGGGCACGGTTCGGCGGTGGTCGTCGTACGGTGA
- a CDS encoding NUDIX domain-containing protein — protein MSETLHSTSNSARDSHCSSCGAPYGEGVTGWPRACRACAAVAYRNPLPVAVALQPVYDTKGTALVVITRTIAPARGGVALPGGYIDDREDWRQAVVRELMEETGIAATPREVRLADAMSSPNGHLLLFGLLPERPADRLPTSAATDETEGWHLLRRAEELAFPLHTHAVRAFFEGRYI, from the coding sequence GTGTCCGAAACTCTGCACTCCACTTCGAACTCCGCGCGCGACTCCCACTGTTCGAGCTGCGGAGCGCCCTACGGGGAGGGCGTCACCGGCTGGCCCCGCGCCTGTCGGGCCTGCGCCGCCGTGGCCTACCGCAACCCGCTGCCGGTGGCCGTCGCACTCCAGCCGGTGTACGACACCAAGGGCACCGCCCTGGTCGTCATCACCCGCACCATCGCCCCCGCGCGCGGGGGCGTCGCACTGCCCGGCGGCTACATCGACGACCGTGAGGACTGGCGGCAGGCAGTCGTCCGTGAACTCATGGAGGAGACCGGCATAGCCGCGACGCCACGTGAGGTGCGGCTGGCCGACGCCATGAGCTCCCCCAACGGCCATCTGCTGCTGTTCGGGCTCCTTCCGGAGCGTCCCGCGGACCGCCTCCCGACATCCGCCGCCACGGACGAGACCGAGGGCTGGCACCTCCTGCGCAGGGCCGAGGAACTCGCCTTCCCCCTGCACACGCACGCCGTGCGGGCGTTCTTCGAAGGCCGCTACATCTGA
- a CDS encoding Zn-ribbon domain-containing OB-fold protein produces MVAGWFTEDGEDFRLLGTRCSACGSVFFPREDTHCRNPGCRGGDLEEVPLSRRGRVWSYTDSRYRPPSPYVTDPELPWDPYALIAVELESERIVVLGQAVPGVTVADLTVGMEVEVVPGVLDEDAETTWTTWRWRPTGVAG; encoded by the coding sequence GTGGTCGCCGGGTGGTTCACCGAAGACGGGGAGGACTTCAGGTTGCTGGGGACGCGCTGTTCGGCATGCGGGTCGGTCTTCTTCCCGCGTGAGGACACGCACTGCCGCAATCCGGGCTGCCGGGGCGGCGATCTGGAGGAGGTCCCGCTCTCACGACGCGGGCGTGTCTGGTCCTATACGGACAGCCGATACCGCCCTCCGTCACCCTACGTGACCGATCCGGAACTTCCGTGGGACCCGTATGCGTTGATCGCTGTGGAGCTGGAGTCCGAGCGGATCGTGGTGCTGGGACAGGCGGTTCCCGGGGTCACTGTCGCCGATCTGACAGTGGGCATGGAGGTGGAGGTCGTCCCGGGCGTGCTCGATGAGGATGCGGAGACGACCTGGACGACCTGGCGATGGCGGCCGACGGGGGTGGCGGGATGA